In one Candidatus Nitronereus thalassa genomic region, the following are encoded:
- a CDS encoding acyl carrier protein yields the protein MNNEEKLKTFLLDKTTSDGSMGELGYDENLYTLGILDSLAFIQLIRFLEEEFGVAVGDGEVIPKNFETINNIVGFLEKKQDAS from the coding sequence ATGAACAACGAAGAAAAATTAAAGACATTTTTACTAGATAAAACTACTAGCGATGGTAGTATGGGCGAATTAGGGTATGACGAAAATTTGTATACTCTAGGAATCCTGGATTCCCTAGCCTTTATTCAGTTGATACGTTTTCTTGAAGAGGAATTCGGAGTTGCAGTAGGTGATGGTGAAGTCATTCCCAAAAATTTTGAGACAATCAATAATATTGTGGGTTTCCTCGAAAAGAAACAAGACGCAAGTTAA
- a CDS encoding GNAT family N-acetyltransferase, translating into MQDIQIDRVKVKELVEFADSIIEKEKDSGVIPITKHLAIAQAKNPYADAVDVGLIVAYLNGRCAGYIGLIPGLLRNGEEFSKVFWASTFYVAPQYRTAGIGLLLIKNLLSLKIDLVGAEMSQMAEKVWRGLGLIGPLGPRSVFVVNVNKLNWIDPILCFLEKRVANLRGATRFGLSSIVRRVVGKWKGRIYSRTKKGYFKLLLWVFRRELHSIYCETVTAIPPERFPRNVQQSTAEFYRGPEWINWKIQYQWLFSKDEIDVSYDNYHFRGVREHFQIKPLLIYSSCKERFLGFLLVSLSVEGGNATIKVLDFKLEEHCDLSVIFLAVLQQAAKFNVDAIVISPKLSTFFMTHGISRFLLSEIKHLYVCRPEHKNSPLAQVVNEIEVDLCDGDYSFV; encoded by the coding sequence ATGCAAGATATACAAATTGATAGAGTCAAAGTTAAGGAACTCGTTGAGTTCGCAGATAGCATTATCGAAAAGGAAAAAGACTCTGGGGTCATTCCAATTACCAAGCACTTAGCTATTGCTCAGGCGAAAAATCCCTATGCTGATGCGGTGGATGTTGGATTAATCGTGGCCTATCTTAATGGCCGTTGCGCTGGATATATTGGGTTGATTCCAGGATTGCTCAGAAATGGCGAGGAATTCTCTAAGGTATTTTGGGCTTCGACATTTTATGTTGCCCCGCAATATAGAACGGCTGGGATTGGTCTGTTGTTAATCAAAAATTTGTTGTCTCTCAAGATTGATTTAGTTGGCGCTGAAATGAGCCAAATGGCTGAGAAGGTATGGAGGGGGCTCGGACTAATTGGCCCATTAGGGCCGCGAAGTGTTTTTGTCGTGAATGTGAATAAACTGAATTGGATTGATCCAATTTTGTGTTTCCTTGAGAAGCGAGTTGCTAATTTAAGGGGTGCCACTCGTTTTGGGTTGTCATCTATTGTAAGGCGGGTTGTTGGGAAGTGGAAGGGGCGGATCTACTCTCGGACAAAAAAGGGATATTTCAAGCTGCTTTTATGGGTATTCCGTAGAGAACTGCACAGTATTTATTGTGAAACCGTTACAGCCATTCCTCCTGAAAGGTTTCCTCGTAATGTCCAACAGTCCACGGCGGAATTTTACCGGGGACCTGAATGGATCAATTGGAAAATTCAATACCAGTGGCTTTTTAGTAAAGATGAAATTGACGTTTCATACGACAATTATCATTTTCGTGGAGTCCGAGAGCATTTTCAAATAAAACCTTTATTGATTTATTCTTCTTGTAAGGAACGGTTCCTAGGGTTCCTCCTGGTATCTCTTAGCGTTGAAGGGGGGAATGCTACAATAAAAGTGTTAGATTTTAAATTGGAAGAGCATTGCGATTTGTCGGTGATCTTTCTTGCTGTTTTGCAACAGGCGGCAAAATTTAATGTTGATGCGATCGTTATTTCACCTAAATTGTCGACATTTTTTATGACACATGGGATATCCAGGTTTTTATTATCCGAAATTAAGCATCTGTATGTTTGTCGACCAGAGCATAAAAATAGCCCCTTAGCTCAAGTGGTGAATGAAATTGAAGTTGACCTTTGTGATGGCGATTATTCTTTTGTCTGA